CGAGCGCGCCATCCTCGCGGCTCGACCGTTCGGAGTCGATGTCGCCTCCGGCGTGGAGTCGTCCCCGGGCAGGAAAGACCCGGGGAAGGTAAAAACGTTCATCGAACGCGCGAAAACGGGGTTCCGCATTGCCGAAGCGTAAGGGCACCAGGATGCCGGACTTGGCGGGCCACTTCGGCCCCTTCGGGGGAAGGTATGTCGCCGAAACGCTGATGTCCGCACTGATCGAACTGGAAAAGGCGTACCGGGAGGCGCGGAGCGACCGGTCCTTCCACCGGGAACTCGACGGCCTCCTGAAGAATTACGCCGGCCGGCCGACTCCGCTGTACTTCGCGGGGCGTCTGACGGAAAAGGCGGGAGGGGCCCGGATCTACATCAAACGGGAGGACCTCGCTCACACCGGGTCCCACAAGATCAACAACACGCTGGGGCAGGGGCTACTGGCGCGAAGGATGGGAAAGCGGCGGATCATCGCCGAAACGGGAGCGGGCCAGCATGGTGTCGCGACGGCCACCGTCTGCGCCAGGATGGGGATCCCGTGCGAGATCTACATGGGAGAGGAGGACATCCGGCGGCAGTCACACAACGTTTTCCGCATGCGCCTTCTGGGAGCCCGCGTCCACCCGGTGACCTCGGGAAGTCGCACGCTGAAGGACGCCATGAACGAGGCGCTTCGCGACTGGGTGACGAACGTCCGGACCACCTACTATCTCATCGGTTCCACGGCGGGGCCCCATCCGTACCCCGAAATGGTCCGGGACTTCCAGTCTGTAATCGGGCGGGAAGCGATGCCCCAGTTCCGAAAAGCAGAAGGGAAACTGCCGACCGCCGTCGTTGCGTGCGTTGGGGGAGGCAGCAACGCGATGGGGATCTTCACCTCCTTCCTGCGATATCCCCGCGTGCGGCTCTACGGGGTGGAGGCCGGGGGGCTCGGTCTCTCTTCGGGGAAACACGGGGCGACCCTTTCCCGGGGGAAGGTCGGCGTTCTCCACGGGAGCAAATCGTTCCTCCTGCAAGATGCGAACGGACAGATTCTCGAAGCCCATTCGATCTCCGCAGGACTGGACTACCCCGGGGTGGGCCCGGAGCACGCGTGGTTGAAGGAGACAGGCAGGGCGAAATACGTCTCCGTGACGGACGCGCAAGCGCTTTCGGGCTTCTCCCTCCTGTCCCGCTACGAGGGGATCCAGCCGGCGCTCGAGTCGTCCCACGCCGTCGCGTTCGCGGTCCGCCTGGCGAAAACGATGCGATCGTCCGAAACGGTCCTGGTGAATCTCTCCGGGCGAGGCGACAAGGACATGGGGATCCTGATGGAATTGCAAGGCAGCGTTCGTGACGGCGATTGACTCCGTGTTCCGACGCCTCCGGGCGTCCGGAGAGAGGGGTCTCGTGGTCTACCTGACCGCGGGAGACCCGACGCCGACGGCGTCCCTCCGATATCTCCGGGCGGCGGCGGACGCCGGTGCCGACATCATCGAGGTTGGCGTTCCCTTTTCGGATCCCACCGCGGACGGCCCCACGATCGAGGCGGCCTCGCGGAGGGCGCTGTCGTCGGGGATGAATGTCGCGAAGGCCCTCGAGCTGGTGCGAAAATTCCGCCGCACGCACGCCACGCCGGTGGTTCTCTTCGGATATTGCAACCCGTTTCACCGGTACGGATGGCCCTCCCTGTGCGAAGATGCGCGCGAGGCGGGAGTCGACGGATTCCTGGTGGTCGACCTGCCGTTCGAGGAGAGGGGAGAGGCGCTGCCGTGGATCAGGAAGGCCGGGCTCGACTGGATCCCCCTGGCGGCCCCTACGAGCCGGATGGCGCGGGTCAGAGCGGTCGACCGCGCGGGCTCGGGGTTCCTCTACCTGATCTCCGTGACCGGGGTCACCGGGGTCCGGAAAACCCTCCCCCCGGAGGTCGCGGCATGGACCACGAAGGTCGCGAAGGCGACGCGGCTCCCGGTGGCCGTCGGATTCGGGATCTCCTCTCCGGCAATGGCGGCGTCCGCCACCCGGCACGCCGACGCGGCGGTCGTGGGGAGCGCCTGCGTCAAGATCGTCGAAAGGAACGGCCGCGATCCCCGGGGGCCCGCGGAGCTTTCCCGGTTCGTCCGATCCCTCAAAAAGGCACTGAGGTGACATGGCCATGGCGATTCGACTTTTCCGGAAAAAGGACGAAAGCGACAGGAAGATCAAGATCCCCGAGGGGATGTGGATCAAGTGCGACGCCTGCCTCGAGATCATCTACAAGCCCGAGGTGGAACGGAACCTGAACGTCTGCCCCAAATGCGTCTACCACTTCCGGATCCCCGCACGGGAGCGGATCCGCGCCGTGATCGACGAGGGGACTTTCGTCGAGTTCGGCGAGGAGATGGAGTCGGTGGACGTCCTGAATTTCACGGACACGAAGAAGTACGTCGATCGCCTGAAGGAGGCGAAGAAGAAGACCGGGCGCAAGGAAGCGGTCATCACGGGGAGGGGGAAGATCCAGGGGGTCGAGGTGGCCCTGGCGGTGCTCGATTTCGAGTTCCAGGGCGGCTCGATGGGAAGCGTCGTCGGGGAGAAGATCGCCATCACGGCCGAGGTCGCCCTCGAATCCCGCCTCCCCCTCATCATCTTCAGCGCTTCCGGAGGCGCGCGCATGCAGGAGGGGACCCTCTCGCTGATGCAGATGGCGAAGACGAGCGCCGCGCTCGCTCGCCTCTCCGACGCCCGCCTTCCATTCATCAGCGTCCTGACCGATCCCACCACCGGCGGGGTGGCCGCGAGTTTCGCGATGCTGGGGGACGTCATCATCTCCGAGCCGGGGGCGCTGGTCGGGTTCGCCGGGCCTCGGGTGATCGAGCAGACGATCCAGCAGAAACTGCCGGAAGGGTTCCAGCGCGCCGAGTTCCTCCTCGAACACGGGATGGTGGACATGATCGTGGAACGCAGTCGGCTCAAGGCGACGCTTTCGATGATCCTGCGGTACCTGTCGGGATCCGGGGATCGATGATCCGGGGAACCGGACCTTCCGGCCCGGAAAACGTCCGCCCTGGGCTATCCCGGATCGTGTCGGCGTTTGCCCGATCCGGCCACCCGGAGAAGGCGTTCCGTACGCTCCATATCGCGGGGACCAACGGCAAGGGCTCCACCGCGTTTGTCGCTTACAACGTCCTGCGCCGGTTGCCGCTGGGCCCCATCGGCCTGTTCACCTCCCCGCACCTCGTCGCGCCGGAAGAACGTGTCCGCATCAACGGAAAGATGATCTCCCCACGTGCGCTCCGCGACGGTTTTCGCCTCGCGGACCGTCTCTCTCCTGCCGCGGACCGTCTGACCTGGTTCGAGAAGATGACCTGGTCCGCGACCGACTGGTTCCGCCGGAAGGGCGTCCGGATCGCGGTTATGGAGACGGGACTCGGAGGACGATGGGACGCGACCAGCGCGTGCCGCCCGGCGGTGTCGGTCATCACGACCATCGGATACGACCACCGGGAGTGGCTCGGCAAAACTCTCGGAAGGATCGCGGCGGAAAAAGCGGGGATTCTTCGCAGAGGCGTGCCACTCGTCACCGGGCGGCTCCGGCCCGCCGCCCGCGCCGTCGTCCTGCGTCGTGCCCGGAGTCTCGGTTGCGCCGTTTGGGAACTCGGCAGAACCTTCGACTGGAGAGAGCGACGGGACGGGACGATCGCGGTGTCCATACCCGGTCTTGATCTCGATCGGTTGCGGGTAGGGATGATCGGCGGGTTCCAGCGAGACAACGCCGCCGTTGCGCTGGCCGCATCGTGGATCCTCGCGTCCCGCGAAGGGATCGGGACCGCCGCCTTCGCGGCAGCGGCAAGGAAGGCGCTCCCGGATTCGCGATGGCCCGGTCGATGGTGCCCGCTCCCGCTCCGGAAGAACGCGGGGGCGTGGGTCGACGGGGGGCACAACCCGGAGGCTGCGTCCGCTCTTGCGCTGGAGATCTCGGGGTTCCCTCCCTGGGGCGAGGGGAGGCGGCTGGTCGCCCTGTGGAGCATGCTTTCCGACAAGGACGCCACGGGGTACCTGCGGGGTCTCGGACGACATCTCGACGGGATCGTCACGTATCCGCTCTCCCACCCGCGCGGCGCGGAAAGGGGATCGCTCGCGGAAGCCTGTGCGAAACAGGGGATTGCCTGCCGCCTTGCGGGTGACTTTCCGGAGGGATGGCGGATAGCGCGCCGGTGGGCCGGTAAGGGAGGCGTCGTTCTCGTTTGCGGTTCTCTCGCCGCGGCGGGGGACGCCTACCGCCATCGCGTCGGTTTCGTTGCGTGATACGGGTCCGTCGCATCGTCATCGTCATCCTGCTGATCGCCGCGGGTGTCGCGGACGCTTCCGCCGAGGTCCGGTTTCCCCTTCCCCCCGCCTTGAAGGATCTCTCGAAACCGGGGATCCGTCTCGACGCCCCGGTCCACATGACCGCCGATACGCTTTCGTACGACGAGGATACCGGGGTCGCCGTGGCGGAGGGAAATGTCGAACTGGTTTTAGGAACCAGGACGATGCGTGCCGATCGGATCCGATACGATTCCACGACAGGGGAGGCGGACCTGTCCGGGAAGGTGCGGTACAAGGACGTCGACGAAGAGTTCTCGTTCGACCGGATCACGATCAACCTCGACACGGAGACAGGAGTCCTCTACAACGGCACCATACGGATCAGCAGCAACAATTACCTCATCTCGAGCG
The Candidatus Deferrimicrobium sp. genome window above contains:
- a CDS encoding bifunctional folylpolyglutamate synthase/dihydrofolate synthase, which gives rise to MIRGTGPSGPENVRPGLSRIVSAFARSGHPEKAFRTLHIAGTNGKGSTAFVAYNVLRRLPLGPIGLFTSPHLVAPEERVRINGKMISPRALRDGFRLADRLSPAADRLTWFEKMTWSATDWFRRKGVRIAVMETGLGGRWDATSACRPAVSVITTIGYDHREWLGKTLGRIAAEKAGILRRGVPLVTGRLRPAARAVVLRRARSLGCAVWELGRTFDWRERRDGTIAVSIPGLDLDRLRVGMIGGFQRDNAAVALAASWILASREGIGTAAFAAAARKALPDSRWPGRWCPLPLRKNAGAWVDGGHNPEAASALALEISGFPPWGEGRRLVALWSMLSDKDATGYLRGLGRHLDGIVTYPLSHPRGAERGSLAEACAKQGIACRLAGDFPEGWRIARRWAGKGGVVLVCGSLAAAGDAYRHRVGFVA
- the trpA gene encoding tryptophan synthase subunit alpha, whose amino-acid sequence is MTAIDSVFRRLRASGERGLVVYLTAGDPTPTASLRYLRAAADAGADIIEVGVPFSDPTADGPTIEAASRRALSSGMNVAKALELVRKFRRTHATPVVLFGYCNPFHRYGWPSLCEDAREAGVDGFLVVDLPFEERGEALPWIRKAGLDWIPLAAPTSRMARVRAVDRAGSGFLYLISVTGVTGVRKTLPPEVAAWTTKVAKATRLPVAVGFGISSPAMAASATRHADAAVVGSACVKIVERNGRDPRGPAELSRFVRSLKKALR
- the accD gene encoding acetyl-CoA carboxylase, carboxyltransferase subunit beta; this encodes MAIRLFRKKDESDRKIKIPEGMWIKCDACLEIIYKPEVERNLNVCPKCVYHFRIPARERIRAVIDEGTFVEFGEEMESVDVLNFTDTKKYVDRLKEAKKKTGRKEAVITGRGKIQGVEVALAVLDFEFQGGSMGSVVGEKIAITAEVALESRLPLIIFSASGGARMQEGTLSLMQMAKTSAALARLSDARLPFISVLTDPTTGGVAASFAMLGDVIISEPGALVGFAGPRVIEQTIQQKLPEGFQRAEFLLEHGMVDMIVERSRLKATLSMILRYLSGSGDR
- a CDS encoding LPS-assembly protein LptD, with translation MIRVRRIVIVILLIAAGVADASAEVRFPLPPALKDLSKPGIRLDAPVHMTADTLSYDEDTGVAVAEGNVELVLGTRTMRADRIRYDSTTGEADLSGKVRYKDVDEEFSFDRITINLDTETGVLYNGTIRISSNNYLISSGKIEKTGKSSFLIEKGMLTTCPCDPEPDWKIEVHRARVALDQYAVGKDITFRVRGVPVLWLPWGAFPVKMTRQSGFLLPNVSSNRFRGYSLQLPYYQVINRWSDATVTLDAMSRRGYRP
- the trpB gene encoding tryptophan synthase subunit beta; the encoded protein is MPDLAGHFGPFGGRYVAETLMSALIELEKAYREARSDRSFHRELDGLLKNYAGRPTPLYFAGRLTEKAGGARIYIKREDLAHTGSHKINNTLGQGLLARRMGKRRIIAETGAGQHGVATATVCARMGIPCEIYMGEEDIRRQSHNVFRMRLLGARVHPVTSGSRTLKDAMNEALRDWVTNVRTTYYLIGSTAGPHPYPEMVRDFQSVIGREAMPQFRKAEGKLPTAVVACVGGGSNAMGIFTSFLRYPRVRLYGVEAGGLGLSSGKHGATLSRGKVGVLHGSKSFLLQDANGQILEAHSISAGLDYPGVGPEHAWLKETGRAKYVSVTDAQALSGFSLLSRYEGIQPALESSHAVAFAVRLAKTMRSSETVLVNLSGRGDKDMGILMELQGSVRDGD